One Bufo gargarizans isolate SCDJY-AF-19 chromosome 3, ASM1485885v1, whole genome shotgun sequence DNA segment encodes these proteins:
- the LOC122930788 gene encoding odorant receptor 131-2-like produces the protein MSLLCFTFFFYFIAIMLKVFFTTAHMQEDPRYVLFVHMLINDTLYIIITNFLVVSYMHSVYLPIILCIIINTLTGCIFLVTPYNLALMSLERYIAICFPLRHLQFCTPKRAKYAILLVWVICLSLCLVNFIIALSLADRTLYSLYGLCDSPMLRISPIIGQIGTFINIFSFSGVALIIVFTYINVMLVARRIGSSGSSALKAGKTVMLHAFQLILCMVAFISTVTEVYTSDKLITIMLLFEIS, from the coding sequence ATGTCCCTTTTGTGTTTCACCTTCTTCTTCTACTTCATCGCCATTATGCTGAAGGTCTTCTTCACCACTGCTCACATGCAGGAGGACCCTCGATATGTCCTCTTTGTCCACATGCTCATCAACGACACATTGTATATCATCATCACAAATTTCCTTGTAGTGTCTTACATGCATTCTGTATACCTCCCCATAATACTCTGTATCATCATTAACACTTTGACTGGCTGTATCTTTCTAGTGACTCCATACAACCTGGCCCTCATGTCTCTAGAACGTTACATAGCCATATGTTTCCCACTGAGACACTTACAATTTTGCACACCAAAGAGAGCTAAATATGCTATTCTTCTGGTCTGGGTTATATGTTTGTCTCTATGTCTTGTAAACTTCATTATAGCGTTGAGCTTAGCAGACAGAACCTTATATTCTCTTTATGGGTTGTGTGATAGTCCAATGCTGAGGATAAGCCCCATAATAGGCCAGATTGGCACCTTCATCAATATCTTCAGCTTCTCTGGGGTCGCTTTGATCATTGTATTTACCTACATAAATGTCATGCTGGTTGCCAGGAGGATCGGATCTAGTGGTTCTTCAGCCCTTAAAGCTGGTAAAACTGTGATGCTCCATGCCTTCCAACTCATATTATGTATGGTCGCCTTCATCTCCACCGTAACTGAGGTCTAT